From Streptomyces sp. TLI_235, a single genomic window includes:
- a CDS encoding hypothetical protein (manually curated), with amino-acid sequence MTLLNGYGIALHVHGIDEHSGLSPVGPFAQWL; translated from the coding sequence ATGACGTTGCTCAACGGCTATGGCATCGCGTTGCATGTGCACGGCATCGATGAGCACTCCGGTCTCAGCCCGGTCGGTCCGTTCGCGCAGTGGCTGC
- a CDS encoding transposase (manually curated) — MHARGRTPGAECPSCGSWSGRVHSGYERRVSDSAVSGQELVLHLRVRRFFCDADDCGRRTFAEQIPGLTFRYGRCTVPLRKVREAVALALGGRAGARLAGHLSAGIGRDALIRLIRALPDPATERVRVLGVDDFALRKGHHYGTVLIDIESRRPIEVLPERSADALAHWLTEHPGVEVICRDRAAYYAEGATRGAGTATQVADRYHLWANLGDATERLVARLRSQWVPSVPDKEKVALPEGSRDRRTRVRHAAVHALMDRGMGHSQIVAELHLDPKTVRKFMRAATADELIGTGPLGGRQTSLEGHAAYLIARFNEGCHSALRLHRELSERGLTVSERTVRRFVHRLRENTKPTARPPVPKVREVTGLILTHPDHRSESQQVLLKELRIRCSELADACDLVARFASILVNRRGQEELEQWTADAAASALPELRGFATGLRKDWDAVMAGLTLRWNSGPVEGHVNRIKMLKRQMFGRAKLDLLRKRVLLAS; from the coding sequence GTGCACGCCCGGGGGCGGACGCCGGGCGCGGAGTGTCCGAGCTGCGGTAGTTGGTCGGGACGTGTCCACAGTGGGTACGAGCGGCGAGTGAGCGACTCGGCGGTCTCCGGTCAGGAGCTGGTGCTGCACCTGCGGGTCCGCCGGTTCTTCTGCGACGCCGATGACTGCGGGCGGCGGACCTTCGCGGAGCAGATCCCCGGCCTGACGTTCCGTTACGGGCGGTGCACAGTGCCGCTGCGGAAGGTTCGCGAGGCCGTCGCCCTCGCCCTCGGCGGCCGGGCCGGAGCCCGCCTGGCCGGACACCTGTCAGCCGGGATCGGCCGGGATGCCTTGATACGCCTGATCCGCGCACTGCCAGACCCGGCCACCGAGCGGGTCCGCGTGCTCGGCGTCGATGACTTCGCCCTGCGAAAGGGCCACCACTACGGCACCGTCCTGATCGACATCGAGAGCCGCCGTCCCATCGAGGTCCTGCCCGAGCGGTCTGCCGACGCCCTGGCCCACTGGCTCACCGAGCATCCCGGTGTCGAGGTGATCTGCCGTGACCGCGCCGCCTACTACGCCGAGGGCGCGACCCGTGGTGCCGGCACCGCGACGCAGGTCGCGGACAGGTACCACCTCTGGGCGAACCTCGGCGATGCGACTGAGCGGCTGGTCGCCCGCCTGCGCTCGCAGTGGGTCCCCTCCGTGCCGGACAAGGAGAAGGTGGCACTGCCCGAAGGATCGAGGGACCGGCGCACCCGTGTGCGCCATGCCGCCGTCCATGCGCTGATGGACAGGGGCATGGGGCACAGCCAGATCGTCGCCGAGCTGCATCTGGACCCGAAGACGGTGCGCAAGTTCATGAGGGCCGCCACTGCGGACGAGCTGATCGGCACGGGGCCCTTGGGCGGCCGGCAGACCAGCTTGGAGGGCCACGCCGCTTACCTGATCGCCCGCTTCAACGAGGGTTGCCACAGCGCACTACGGCTCCACCGTGAACTCTCCGAACGCGGCCTGACCGTCAGCGAGCGGACCGTCCGCCGGTTCGTGCACCGGCTGCGTGAGAACACCAAGCCGACCGCCCGACCGCCGGTCCCCAAGGTCCGCGAGGTGACCGGGCTGATCCTCACCCACCCCGACCACCGATCCGAAAGCCAACAAGTCCTCCTGAAGGAGCTACGCATTCGTTGCAGTGAGCTGGCCGACGCGTGCGACCTCGTCGCCCGGTTCGCCTCGATCCTCGTGAACCGGCGAGGCCAGGAGGAACTCGAACAGTGGACCGCGGACGCTGCGGCGAGCGCCCTGCCCGAGCTGCGAGGCTTCGCTACCGGCTTGCGCAAGGACTGGGACGCTGTCATGGCCGGCCTCACGCTCCGCTGGAACTCCGGCCCCGTCGAGGGTCACGTCAACCGGATCAAGATGCTCAAGAGGCAGATGTTCGGACGCGCCAAGCTCGACCTTCTCCGCAAGCGCGTACTCCTCGCGTCCTGA
- a CDS encoding putative ATPase, whose protein sequence is MGRRQELSRLRTLLRTSRLLTLTGAAGVGKTRLALEFAKGLPERQGQVDLVALDSLHDGAPLAQAVATALGVSERAGQSGADVLVRAIGDTRRLLIMDNCEHLAEPCARLAASLLSHCPGLRILATSREALRVPGEAVFRVGELSVPPVGTGDDPTALLRSDAVRLFVERASSRAPGFTLGRDNGATVAEICRRLDGLTLAVELAARRVGALPLGDILAGLDDQFLQLSLLTDGNRTGPRRHDGLAAAIDWSHRLLDPEEQAVFRRLAVLVGGFDAGAAEAVCAGSGVAPRHILRILCALEAKSLIVRLPGDTEPARFRQLSAIRAYAMERLVAARELHTVRRRALTWLNDLADLVGNEVFADQTGSPLIAERDNLAAALADTADRDAAPYRRLPLELARVHYQQEQPSAARSLLDRLLQETDEPALGGAVAALATRVACQQSDLAQALLLGEQAVRLERKRGHPAGLANALDARAAARLCRGEFAEAVVDLRECLNLVEALCRPYDTAWCTHHLAWALLQDGAEAEADVLMERCLPVLREHAHWSRAAAALHTAGAVRLALGRLRNAEALFVEVLGIVPKASFHALYPVEGLALVAAESGDMRRTLCLYEASLQARRRLDTEPEAPWRRRVEQAAVRARTLLSAAARDAALDGGRRLHGDRLVAYALRTGGSDHRAATDATAAAADRSLLTGREFMVAELVAEGLTNRQIAERLGLSPRTVATHLDRVRDKLGLRSRTRIALWAAGRTRDGS, encoded by the coding sequence GTGGGGCGACGGCAGGAGCTGTCGCGTCTGCGCACCCTGCTGAGGACGTCGCGTCTGCTCACGCTGACCGGTGCCGCCGGCGTCGGCAAGACACGGCTGGCACTGGAGTTCGCCAAGGGACTGCCCGAGCGTCAGGGGCAGGTGGACCTGGTCGCACTCGATTCCCTGCACGACGGCGCCCCGCTCGCGCAGGCCGTGGCCACCGCGCTGGGCGTGAGCGAACGGGCCGGGCAATCCGGTGCCGACGTGCTCGTCCGTGCGATCGGCGACACCCGCCGGCTGCTGATCATGGACAACTGCGAGCATCTGGCGGAGCCGTGTGCCCGGCTCGCCGCATCCTTGCTGAGCCACTGCCCCGGGCTGCGGATCCTGGCCACCAGCCGGGAGGCCCTGCGGGTACCCGGGGAGGCTGTGTTCCGGGTCGGCGAGCTGTCCGTGCCACCCGTCGGCACCGGGGACGATCCAACTGCCCTCCTGCGGTCCGACGCGGTCCGGCTGTTCGTCGAACGTGCCTCGAGCCGTGCACCGGGCTTCACACTCGGGCGCGACAACGGCGCGACCGTCGCGGAGATATGCCGCCGACTGGACGGGCTGACGCTCGCCGTCGAACTCGCGGCACGGCGCGTCGGCGCCCTTCCGTTGGGCGACATCCTCGCGGGACTGGACGACCAGTTCTTACAGTTGTCGCTCCTGACCGACGGCAACCGGACCGGCCCCCGCCGCCACGACGGGCTGGCCGCGGCGATCGACTGGAGCCATCGGCTCCTCGATCCGGAGGAACAGGCTGTCTTCCGGCGCCTGGCAGTGCTCGTCGGCGGATTCGACGCCGGGGCAGCCGAGGCGGTCTGCGCCGGTAGCGGCGTCGCGCCCCGCCACATCCTCCGCATTCTGTGCGCCCTTGAGGCCAAATCCCTGATCGTTCGGCTGCCGGGAGACACAGAGCCGGCGCGGTTCCGGCAGCTGAGTGCCATCCGCGCATACGCCATGGAACGCCTGGTCGCGGCCCGCGAGCTGCACACCGTCCGGCGGCGGGCCCTCACGTGGCTGAACGACCTCGCGGACTTGGTCGGCAACGAGGTGTTCGCCGACCAGACCGGCAGTCCGCTCATCGCCGAACGGGACAATCTCGCGGCGGCCCTCGCCGACACCGCCGACCGTGACGCTGCACCGTACAGGCGGCTGCCGTTGGAACTGGCCCGCGTGCACTACCAGCAGGAGCAGCCCTCGGCCGCCCGTTCACTGCTGGACCGACTGCTCCAGGAGACCGATGAGCCGGCCCTCGGCGGCGCGGTGGCCGCGCTCGCCACGCGCGTGGCCTGCCAGCAGTCGGACTTGGCACAAGCTCTGCTCCTCGGCGAGCAAGCGGTGCGTCTGGAGCGCAAGCGTGGTCACCCCGCTGGACTCGCCAACGCACTGGACGCGAGGGCGGCGGCACGGCTGTGCCGCGGTGAATTCGCCGAGGCCGTCGTCGACCTGCGTGAGTGCCTGAACCTTGTCGAGGCGCTTTGCAGACCGTACGACACCGCATGGTGCACCCATCACCTGGCCTGGGCCCTGCTACAGGACGGCGCGGAGGCCGAGGCCGACGTGCTGATGGAGCGCTGTCTGCCAGTGCTGAGGGAACACGCGCATTGGAGCCGGGCGGCGGCCGCCCTGCACACCGCGGGAGCCGTGCGGCTGGCCCTCGGCCGTCTACGGAATGCCGAGGCCCTGTTCGTCGAAGTGCTGGGGATCGTCCCGAAGGCGAGTTTCCACGCGCTCTACCCCGTTGAGGGCCTGGCTCTCGTGGCTGCCGAAAGCGGCGACATGCGGCGAACCCTTTGTCTGTACGAGGCGAGCTTGCAGGCACGCCGTCGGCTGGACACCGAGCCGGAGGCCCCATGGCGACGGCGCGTGGAACAGGCCGCGGTTCGCGCGCGGACCCTGCTGTCGGCAGCCGCTCGGGACGCGGCTCTCGATGGCGGCCGCCGGCTGCACGGGGACCGGCTCGTCGCATACGCCCTGCGGACCGGAGGCAGCGACCACCGTGCTGCGACGGACGCCACTGCGGCCGCCGCGGACCGGTCCCTTCTCACCGGACGGGAGTTCATGGTCGCCGAACTCGTCGCCGAGGGACTGACCAACCGCCAGATTGCGGAGCGGCTCGGGCTCTCGCCGCGTACCGTCGCCACCCATCTGGACAGGGTCCGGGACAAGTTGGGCCTTCGATCACGCACCCGGATCGCCCTGTGGGCGGCCGGCAGGACCAGGGACGGTTCCTGA
- a CDS encoding acetyltransferase (GNAT) family protein yields the protein MNPLNPVHSTPAGDDDRAVRVSRISETQWQAVADDLPVGNGDAARRPDGPLFVSIDAWHGAAFDRIADAMLADLPEPLHTLVDETDHDAVSAWERLGFAPARREWNHLVPTDPRITGLGPVRCPEGVTILPAGSAEEGPLRALDRVVRDEVEATLGWRTMPAEILPRPSGDTVVDPSKYAVAQEADRYVGLVRVAPLRLPRIGLIAVRSDRQRRGIGRALLAHALGALHEAGTAWARAEVDESNTAATALLAGIGTRREGSTLEFVRR from the coding sequence ATGAATCCTCTGAATCCTGTGCACTCCACCCCGGCCGGGGACGACGATCGCGCGGTCCGGGTCTCCCGGATCTCCGAGACGCAGTGGCAGGCCGTCGCGGACGACCTGCCGGTCGGCAACGGCGACGCTGCGCGCCGGCCCGACGGCCCGCTGTTCGTCAGCATCGACGCGTGGCACGGCGCCGCGTTCGACCGTATCGCCGACGCCATGCTGGCCGACCTGCCGGAACCGCTCCACACCTTGGTCGACGAAACCGATCACGACGCGGTGTCCGCATGGGAGCGGCTCGGCTTCGCCCCGGCCCGCCGTGAGTGGAACCACCTCGTGCCCACCGACCCGCGGATCACCGGACTCGGCCCGGTGCGGTGCCCGGAGGGCGTGACGATCCTCCCGGCCGGCTCCGCGGAGGAAGGGCCGCTGCGCGCCCTGGACCGCGTCGTCCGCGACGAGGTCGAGGCCACGCTCGGCTGGCGGACGATGCCGGCCGAGATCCTGCCCCGCCCTTCGGGGGACACCGTGGTCGACCCGTCGAAGTACGCGGTGGCGCAGGAGGCGGACCGGTATGTGGGCCTCGTCAGGGTGGCGCCGCTGCGGCTGCCGCGGATCGGGCTGATCGCCGTCCGGTCGGACCGGCAGCGCCGCGGCATCGGCCGGGCACTGCTGGCCCACGCACTCGGCGCACTGCACGAGGCCGGGACGGCCTGGGCCCGGGCCGAGGTGGACGAGTCCAACACGGCCGCCACCGCCCTCCTCGCGGGCATCGGCACCCGGCGCGAGGGCAGCACCCTGGAGTTCGTCCGCCGCTGA
- a CDS encoding translation initiation factor IF-1 codes for MTKAAGGIEVEGTVVECLRNATFTVQLANGHKVLAHISGKIRKNYIKILPEDRVLVELSPYDLTRGRIRYRYRS; via the coding sequence ATGACCAAAGCAGCAGGGGGCATAGAAGTCGAGGGCACCGTCGTCGAGTGCCTGCGCAACGCCACCTTCACCGTTCAGCTGGCGAACGGGCACAAGGTGCTCGCCCACATCAGCGGAAAGATCCGCAAGAACTACATCAAGATCCTCCCGGAGGACCGGGTGCTCGTGGAGCTCAGCCCCTACGACCTCACCCGCGGCCGCATCCGCTACCGCTACCGGTCATGA
- a CDS encoding papain like protease, with product MPVPDLKELRNLIKGSSANWTVAENNITSLDDDSRRQLLGVVIDRQALAEIAARPRATTAIAGLPSAFDWRNVGGRNHVSPVKDQLNCGSCVSFCVCATTESLVSIAAGEVVDLSEADLHFCSSHGTSCGGWWPSDAISEAQRRGITTEALFPYASAFDAADNPSCRVHPNRDQQLYRPSGFSTLTSMAERKQWLASRGPVCAVFHVYDDFFPLHGEVYRHLTGDHAGYHCVEIVGYSDADRCWIAKNSWGPNWGDNGFFRIGYGECGIDETSSDRDPDGSLNRFPMFGIEGVLVPGGWKGFELAGAGSASLTGGIAAVSRIAGSMELWWVGANGSVQAAYWYEGGQWERYELAPEGSASPTGGISAVSRIPGSMELWWVGANGSVQAAYWYEGGQWQRYELAPEGSASLTGGISAVSRIPNSMELWWTGANGSVQAAYWYDGGQWQRYELAGAGSASLTGGISAVSRIPNSMELWWTGANGSVQAAYWYDGGQWQRYELAPEGSASLTGGVSAVSRIPNSMELWWTGANGSVQAAYWYDGGQWQRYELAGAGSASLTGGISAVSRIPNSMELWWTGTNGSLQAAYWYDGGQWQHYELAPEGSASLTGGVSAVSRIPNSMELWWTGINGTVRDNFWYQ from the coding sequence ATGCCTGTGCCTGATCTGAAAGAGCTGCGGAATCTGATCAAGGGATCAAGTGCCAATTGGACTGTGGCCGAGAACAACATCACATCCCTCGATGACGACAGCAGGAGGCAGCTGCTCGGCGTGGTAATCGACCGGCAGGCCTTGGCCGAGATCGCCGCGCGTCCACGTGCTACTACCGCGATCGCGGGTCTTCCTTCTGCCTTTGACTGGCGCAATGTCGGCGGGCGAAACCATGTCTCCCCGGTCAAGGATCAACTCAACTGCGGCTCGTGTGTGTCCTTCTGCGTATGTGCAACCACCGAGTCGCTGGTATCCATCGCGGCAGGCGAGGTGGTCGACTTAAGCGAGGCCGACCTTCACTTCTGTTCTTCGCACGGGACTAGCTGCGGGGGCTGGTGGCCGTCGGATGCCATTAGTGAGGCACAGCGCCGCGGCATCACGACAGAGGCGCTTTTCCCCTACGCCAGTGCGTTCGACGCCGCAGACAACCCGAGCTGCCGGGTGCACCCCAACCGTGACCAGCAGCTGTACAGGCCCAGCGGATTCTCGACGTTGACATCCATGGCAGAGCGGAAGCAGTGGCTGGCGTCCCGTGGACCCGTGTGCGCTGTTTTTCATGTCTACGATGACTTCTTCCCTCTTCACGGCGAAGTCTATCGGCACCTGACGGGCGACCACGCCGGCTACCACTGCGTCGAGATTGTGGGATATTCGGACGCCGATCGCTGTTGGATCGCAAAGAACTCGTGGGGCCCGAATTGGGGGGACAACGGGTTCTTCCGGATCGGATACGGCGAGTGCGGTATCGATGAAACAAGCAGCGACCGCGACCCGGACGGCTCACTCAATCGCTTCCCGATGTTCGGAATCGAGGGAGTCCTGGTTCCGGGCGGCTGGAAGGGCTTCGAGCTGGCGGGTGCCGGATCGGCCTCGCTGACCGGTGGTATCGCGGCGGTGTCCCGCATCGCAGGAAGCATGGAGCTGTGGTGGGTCGGTGCGAACGGTTCGGTGCAGGCCGCGTACTGGTACGAGGGCGGTCAGTGGGAGCGCTATGAGCTGGCTCCCGAGGGGAGTGCTTCGCCGACCGGTGGTATTTCGGCGGTGTCCCGCATTCCTGGCAGCATGGAGCTGTGGTGGGTCGGTGCGAACGGTTCGGTGCAGGCCGCGTACTGGTACGAGGGCGGCCAGTGGCAGCGCTATGAGCTGGCTCCCGAGGGGAGCGCTTCGCTCACCGGTGGCATCTCGGCGGTGTCCCGTATCCCCAACAGCATGGAGCTGTGGTGGACCGGTGCGAACGGCTCGGTGCAGGCCGCGTACTGGTACGACGGCGGCCAGTGGCAGCGCTACGAGCTGGCGGGTGCCGGATCGGCCTCGCTGACCGGTGGTATCTCGGCGGTGTCGCGCATCCCCAACAGCATGGAGCTGTGGTGGACCGGTGCGAACGGCTCGGTGCAGGCCGCGTACTGGTACGACGGCGGCCAGTGGCAGCGCTACGAGCTGGCTCCCGAGGGGAGCGCTTCGCTCACCGGCGGTGTCTCGGCGGTGTCTCGTATTCCCAACAGCATGGAGCTGTGGTGGACCGGTGCGAACGGCTCGGTGCAGGCCGCGTACTGGTACGACGGCGGCCAGTGGCAGCGCTACGAGCTGGCGGGTGCCGGATCGGCCTCGCTGACCGGTGGTATCTCGGCGGTGTCGCGCATCCCCAACAGCATGGAGCTGTGGTGGACCGGCACGAACGGCTCGCTGCAGGCCGCGTACTGGTACGACGGCGGCCAGTGGCAGCACTATGAGCTGGCTCCCGAGGGGAGCGCTTCGCTCACCGGCGGTGTCTCGGCGGTGTCCCGTATCCCCAACAGCATGGAACTGTGGTGGACCGGCATCAACGGAACCGTCAGAGACAACTTCTGGTATCAGTGA
- a CDS encoding RNA polymerase sigma-70 factor (ECF subfamily), with translation MTPPADVEAAVADAHRCGWALVLAATARVARDLDLAEECVQEAYAAALAGWAGDGIPNNPEAWLVTAAKRRAMDAVRREQTLRSKLPLLVEPEETETDEVDDEPADGDPEDVVPDERLRLIFMCCHPALAQEAQVALTLRLVCGVTTADIARTLLVSEPTMAARMTRAKKKISAARIPFRIPGAAELPDRLRAVLGVIHLLFTAGHTAPSGASLVRNDLVDESLRLARMLRELMPDEREVRGLLALLLVTDARRATRVDADGRLLRLEGQDRSLWDRSALAEAHDLIVDGLHGGRPGRYVLQAAIASLYAEAPSFDRTDWPQIVTLYDALMSVWPSPVVALNRTVAVSMVSGPAQALEEVAELEKDGRLARYQYLPAIKADLLHRLGRPEEASIAYRRALELTENRAEREFLTERLARSRREL, from the coding sequence GTGACGCCCCCGGCAGACGTCGAGGCGGCGGTCGCGGACGCGCACCGTTGCGGCTGGGCCCTGGTGCTCGCCGCGACGGCGCGCGTCGCGCGGGACCTGGACCTGGCCGAGGAGTGCGTGCAGGAGGCCTATGCCGCGGCCCTGGCGGGCTGGGCCGGCGACGGGATCCCGAACAATCCGGAGGCCTGGCTCGTCACCGCGGCCAAGCGCCGCGCGATGGACGCGGTGCGGCGCGAGCAGACCCTCCGCTCGAAACTCCCGTTGCTGGTGGAGCCCGAGGAGACGGAGACCGACGAGGTCGACGACGAACCGGCCGACGGCGACCCGGAGGACGTGGTGCCGGACGAGCGGCTGCGGCTGATCTTCATGTGCTGCCATCCGGCGTTGGCGCAGGAGGCGCAGGTGGCGCTCACGCTGCGGCTGGTGTGCGGGGTGACGACCGCCGACATCGCTCGGACGCTCCTGGTGTCGGAGCCGACGATGGCCGCCCGGATGACCCGGGCGAAGAAGAAGATCTCGGCCGCGCGGATCCCCTTCCGGATACCGGGGGCGGCCGAGCTGCCGGATCGACTGCGCGCGGTGCTCGGGGTGATCCATCTGCTGTTCACCGCCGGGCACACCGCGCCGTCCGGCGCATCGCTGGTGCGAAACGACCTGGTGGACGAGTCGCTGCGGCTCGCCCGGATGCTGCGTGAACTGATGCCCGACGAGCGGGAGGTGCGGGGGCTGCTCGCCCTGCTGCTGGTCACCGACGCCCGGCGCGCCACCCGGGTCGACGCCGACGGTCGCCTGCTGCGACTGGAGGGCCAGGACCGATCGCTCTGGGACCGCTCGGCACTGGCCGAGGCGCACGACCTGATCGTGGACGGGCTGCACGGCGGGCGACCGGGCCGCTACGTCCTGCAGGCGGCGATCGCCTCCCTCTACGCCGAGGCACCGTCCTTCGACCGGACGGACTGGCCGCAGATCGTGACCCTGTACGACGCGCTGATGTCGGTGTGGCCCTCACCGGTCGTGGCGCTGAACCGCACGGTGGCCGTGTCGATGGTCTCCGGGCCGGCGCAGGCCCTGGAAGAGGTCGCGGAGTTGGAGAAGGACGGCCGGCTCGCGCGCTACCAGTACCTGCCCGCGATCAAGGCGGACCTGCTGCACCGCCTCGGCCGCCCGGAAGAGGCCTCGATCGCCTACCGCCGGGCGCTGGAGCTGACCGAGAACCGTGCCGAGCGGGAGTTCCTGACGGAACGGCTCGCCCGATCGCGTCGAGAGCTGTGA
- a CDS encoding TetR family transcriptional regulator, whose product MTTDRRTLLADAALDVLADEGIRGLTHRAVDRRAAVPIGTTSAYFRTRAALLTGLVTRLVHLDQAELQATAEQFPPIRTAGELVAGIALLTERRLTGEGRRRSLARHACAVESVRDPELREILVPRDNAGREAVWLFLATHGVADPESRTHTLLTCIDGLVFDRLVSGGDVPHEAIEGLVAAALHQA is encoded by the coding sequence ATGACGACGGACCGGCGCACCCTCCTCGCGGACGCGGCACTCGACGTACTCGCCGACGAAGGGATCCGCGGCCTCACCCACCGCGCGGTCGACCGCCGTGCGGCCGTGCCGATCGGCACCACGTCGGCGTACTTCCGCACCCGTGCCGCGCTGCTCACCGGACTCGTCACACGCCTCGTCCACCTCGACCAGGCCGAACTGCAGGCGACGGCCGAGCAGTTCCCGCCCATCCGCACCGCCGGAGAACTGGTGGCCGGCATCGCCCTGCTCACCGAACGACGCCTCACCGGCGAGGGCCGCCGCCGCTCGCTCGCCCGCCACGCCTGCGCCGTCGAGAGCGTGCGCGACCCGGAACTGCGGGAGATCCTCGTCCCCCGCGACAACGCGGGCCGCGAGGCCGTCTGGCTCTTCCTCGCCACCCACGGCGTGGCCGATCCCGAGAGCCGCACCCATACCCTGCTGACCTGCATCGACGGACTGGTCTTCGACCGACTGGTGAGCGGCGGCGACGTACCGCACGAGGCGATCGAAGGCCTGGTCGCCGCCGCCCTGCACCAGGCGTGA